The sequence GGTCGCCCTGCTGGGCTGTGGTGTCGTCGGCTCGGAGGTCGCGAGGCTCCTGCTGGCCCAGGCCGACGACCTGGCGGCCCGGGTCGGGGCGCCGCTGGAGCTCGTCGGGATCGCCGTGCGCCGCCCGGACCGGCCGCGCCCCGGCATCGACCCGGCCCTGCTCACCGACGACGCCGAGGGCCTCGTCGCCCGCGCGGACGTCGTCGTCGAGGTCGTGGGCGGCATCGAGCCGGCCCGCAGCCTCATGCACGCGGCCTTCCGCCACGGGGCGGGCGTCGTCACCGCCAACAAGGTGCTGCTCGCCGAGCACGGGCCCGAGCTGTTCGAGGCCGCGAGCGCGGCCGACGTCGACCTCTACTACGAGGCCGCGGTCGCCGGGGCCATCCCGCTCATCCGCCCGCTGCGGGAGTCGCTCGCCGGGGACCGGGTGACCCGCTTCCTCGGCATCGTCAACGGCACCACCAACTACGTGCTCGACCAGATGGACACCACGGGCGCCGGGTTCGGAGACGCCGTCGAGCGCGCGCAGGCCCTGGGCTACGCCGAGGCCGACCCGACCGCCGACGTCGAGGGCTACGACGCTGCGAGCAAGGCCGCCATCCTCGCCAGCCTCGCCTTCCACACCCGTGTGCCCGGCGAGGCCGTCCACCGCGAGGGCATCACCGGGGTGAGCGCCGCGGACGTCGCCGCCGCGGCCCGGATGGGCTGCGTCGTCAAGCTGCTCGCCATCGGCTCGCGCGAGCCCGAGGGCCCCGACGGCCCGGCGGGCGTCACCGTCCGCGTGCACCCGGCGTTCGTCCCCCGCAGCCACCCGCTCGCGGGCGTGCGCGGGCCGTTCAACGCCGTCTTCGTCGAGGCCGAGGCCGCCGGCGAGCTCATGTTCTACGGCCCCGGCGCGGGCGGCACGCCCACCGCGGGCGCCGTGCTCGGCGACGTCGTCGCGGTCGCCCGGCACCGGGTGCACGGCGGGCGCGGACCGGGGGAGTCGGCCTACGCCGACCTGCCGACGCTGCCGCTGTCGCGGGTGCTCACGCGCTACCACGTGCGCCTGGAGGTCGCCGACCGCCCGGGCGTCCTCGCCCGCGTCGCCGACGCCTTCGCCGCGCACGGGGTGTCCATCGAGCAGGTCCGCCAGCAGGCGGTCGGCGAGGACGAGGCCGCCGAGCTCGTCGTGGTCACGCACGTCGCGCCGGACACGGCCCTGTCGGACACCGTGGCCGACCTCGCCGGGCTCGACGTCGTCCTGGACGTCACGTCCGTCATGCGCGTCGAAGGGGAGTGAGCAGCTGATGGCCGCACCGTGGCGGGGAGTCATCCCCGAGTACCGGGACCGTCTGCCGATCGTCGGCGGGCTCGCGCCCGGCGCGCGCGACATCACCCTCGCCGAGGGCGGCACGCCGCTGGTCCGGGCGCAGCGGCTGTCGGAGCGCACCGGCTGCGAGGTGTGGCTCAAGGTCGAGGGCTGCAACCCCACCGGGTCCTTCAAGGACCGCGGCATGACCACCGCCATGACGGTCGCCGTGGCGCAGGGCGCCAGGGCCGTGGTGTGCGCGAG is a genomic window of Aquipuribacter hungaricus containing:
- a CDS encoding homoserine dehydrogenase, yielding MDRVRVALLGCGVVGSEVARLLLAQADDLAARVGAPLELVGIAVRRPDRPRPGIDPALLTDDAEGLVARADVVVEVVGGIEPARSLMHAAFRHGAGVVTANKVLLAEHGPELFEAASAADVDLYYEAAVAGAIPLIRPLRESLAGDRVTRFLGIVNGTTNYVLDQMDTTGAGFGDAVERAQALGYAEADPTADVEGYDAASKAAILASLAFHTRVPGEAVHREGITGVSAADVAAAARMGCVVKLLAIGSREPEGPDGPAGVTVRVHPAFVPRSHPLAGVRGPFNAVFVEAEAAGELMFYGPGAGGTPTAGAVLGDVVAVARHRVHGGRGPGESAYADLPTLPLSRVLTRYHVRLEVADRPGVLARVADAFAAHGVSIEQVRQQAVGEDEAAELVVVTHVAPDTALSDTVADLAGLDVVLDVTSVMRVEGE